A region from the Candidatus Thermoplasmatota archaeon genome encodes:
- a CDS encoding dipeptide/oligopeptide/nickel ABC transporter ATP-binding protein: MASESGPLIEVVNLQKLFPVRKGVIGKTVAHVHAVDGVSLSIKRWETLGLVGESGCGKTTFGRTVLRLVEPTGGRIVFNGKDITKVPPVELRSTRKKLQIVFQDPYSSLDPRMAVEKIIGEGFRIHGPPPSVSKNVKFAEKERIHQLIEQVGLSHDHLSRLPHEFSGGQKQRIALARALAVEPDFIVLDEPTSALDVS; this comes from the coding sequence ATGGCGTCTGAGTCCGGACCACTCATAGAGGTGGTGAACCTCCAGAAGCTCTTCCCTGTGAGAAAGGGCGTTATCGGGAAGACCGTGGCACATGTTCACGCTGTAGATGGCGTGTCCCTGTCCATCAAGAGGTGGGAGACGCTGGGGCTCGTCGGCGAGTCCGGCTGCGGCAAGACCACATTCGGACGCACGGTCCTTCGTCTGGTCGAGCCGACTGGCGGCAGAATAGTGTTCAACGGGAAGGACATCACGAAGGTCCCCCCTGTCGAGCTCAGGAGCACGAGGAAGAAGCTCCAGATAGTCTTCCAGGACCCTTACTCCAGCCTCGACCCGAGGATGGCTGTGGAGAAGATAATTGGCGAGGGGTTCAGGATCCACGGTCCTCCGCCCTCTGTATCCAAGAACGTCAAGTTCGCGGAGAAGGAGCGTATACACCAGCTCATCGAGCAGGTGGGCCTGTCGCACGATCATCTCTCGAGACTCCCGCACGAGTTCAGCGGAGGGCAGAAGCAGCGTATCGCTCTGGCTAGGGCGCTCGCGGTTGAGCCTGACTTCATAGTCCTCGATGAGCCTACCTCGGCCCTCGACGTCTCC